The proteins below come from a single Sphingomicrobium sediminis genomic window:
- a CDS encoding DUF1963 domain-containing protein, with amino-acid sequence MGKKSPDAQSEAPPLDPVEERLARLRDHGQRMASEEKYAPPPPVPPSPARPQLKDVTDEAPEPVEERDETPPQDNAVHDHLEEIKERLHVEVPEAEVEEPVEAAAPAPPPARPKRPHPALRKVRKQAVMFRQHVPPKHEDTHLSFWGGCPRLPESFEWPTFTKPDGTKRALSFVGQIDCSQLPGSASFQLLPETGVLAFFMDLHWGAYWEWKVVHVDGDTAEFVELDAPSALPHLYDSKLAWGWPRRDEDWPRLLPKWSFDPVTITAKDSADAVDPEKDREQSFWPGAIDRDTAAEAIAEYEADLDQATDFEVSYDDKKALERPFEAFPQDWDAIRIALGHLERHIADPYRKGTQKGDKALTGDLTDWRRKVERAEKAERPLSRTMCNDFWKMLKKHDGLVAPCLSQIVVDSIEATLAAGHADKLPEEALAYVRARHRFSAGDERMLCAPTFVQMEAEERVGEWLLLLEMGANPPIGHHFAEGVYQFWIRPEDLAAGNFDAVELSAEAY; translated from the coding sequence ATGGGCAAGAAATCTCCGGACGCCCAGTCCGAGGCGCCGCCGCTCGACCCGGTCGAGGAGCGCCTGGCGCGCCTGCGCGACCATGGCCAGCGCATGGCGAGCGAAGAGAAATACGCACCCCCTCCCCCCGTTCCGCCGAGCCCCGCCCGTCCGCAGCTTAAGGACGTGACCGACGAAGCGCCGGAACCTGTAGAAGAACGCGACGAGACCCCGCCGCAGGACAATGCCGTCCATGACCATCTCGAAGAGATTAAGGAACGGCTCCACGTCGAAGTCCCGGAGGCCGAAGTGGAAGAGCCCGTCGAGGCGGCAGCCCCCGCTCCGCCCCCGGCGCGTCCCAAGCGGCCCCACCCGGCGCTGCGCAAGGTTCGCAAGCAAGCCGTCATGTTCCGCCAGCACGTCCCGCCCAAGCATGAGGATACGCATCTTAGCTTCTGGGGCGGCTGTCCGCGCCTGCCCGAGAGCTTCGAATGGCCGACTTTCACCAAGCCCGACGGCACCAAGCGCGCGCTAAGCTTTGTCGGCCAGATCGACTGCAGCCAGCTTCCCGGTTCGGCAAGCTTCCAGCTTCTCCCCGAGACCGGCGTGCTCGCTTTCTTCATGGACCTGCACTGGGGCGCCTATTGGGAGTGGAAGGTCGTCCATGTCGACGGCGACACGGCCGAATTCGTCGAACTCGACGCCCCCTCCGCTCTGCCGCATCTCTATGACAGCAAGCTCGCCTGGGGCTGGCCGCGCCGCGACGAGGATTGGCCGCGCCTGCTGCCCAAATGGAGCTTCGATCCGGTAACGATCACCGCCAAGGACAGCGCCGACGCCGTCGACCCCGAAAAGGATCGCGAGCAATCCTTCTGGCCCGGCGCGATCGATCGCGACACGGCAGCCGAGGCGATTGCCGAATATGAAGCCGACCTCGATCAGGCGACCGATTTCGAGGTCAGCTACGACGACAAGAAGGCGCTTGAGCGCCCGTTCGAGGCCTTCCCGCAGGATTGGGACGCGATCCGTATCGCGCTCGGCCATCTCGAGCGTCACATTGCCGACCCTTATCGCAAGGGTACGCAGAAGGGCGACAAGGCGCTGACCGGCGACCTTACCGATTGGCGCCGCAAGGTCGAGCGCGCCGAAAAGGCCGAGCGCCCTCTATCGCGCACCATGTGCAACGATTTCTGGAAGATGCTGAAGAAGCATGACGGCCTTGTCGCGCCTTGCCTCTCGCAGATCGTGGTCGACAGCATCGAGGCGACGCTGGCCGCCGGCCATGCCGACAAACTGCCCGAGGAAGCGCTCGCCTACGTGCGCGCCCGACACCGCTTCAGCGCAGGTGACGAGCGCATGCTGTGCGCCCCCACCTTCGTCCAAATGGAGGCCGAAGAGCGCGTCGGCGAGTGGCTGCTGCTGCTTGAAATGGGCGCTAACCCGCCCATCGGCCACCACTTCGCCGAGGGCGTCTACCAGTTCTGGATCCGTCCCGAGGACTTGGCTGCCGGTAATTTCGACGCGGTCGAGCTCTCTGCCGAAGCCTATTAA